A single Natrinema pellirubrum DSM 15624 DNA region contains:
- a CDS encoding transcription initiation factor IIB, which produces MTRSIIDHASDESQSEQVEAGLCPDCETDTIVHDPDRGERVCEECGLVLNADPIDYGPEWRAFNAQEHDELSRVGAPLTQSMHDRGLTTTIDWRNKDANGHSMSADKHGQLHRLRVWQERIRTKNAGERNLKYALSEIDRMVSALGVPKPVKETASVIYRQALEQDLIRGRSIEGVATASLYTACRKEDIPRSLEEVTAVSRVEQREIGRTYRYIADELGINLEPTNPRQFVPRFCSELDVGTDVETKAVEIIDRTTEQGLHSGKSPTGFAAAAIYAAGLLCDETIPQRAVADTAQTTVVTVRNRYREQLEAIDQQPAT; this is translated from the coding sequence ATGACGCGGTCTATCATCGATCACGCCAGCGACGAATCGCAGTCCGAGCAGGTCGAGGCTGGTCTGTGTCCCGACTGTGAGACCGACACGATCGTACACGACCCCGATCGGGGAGAGCGTGTCTGTGAGGAATGTGGGCTCGTCCTGAACGCAGATCCCATCGATTACGGGCCCGAATGGCGGGCGTTCAACGCACAGGAACACGACGAACTCTCCCGGGTCGGCGCACCCTTGACCCAGTCGATGCACGATCGGGGGCTGACGACGACCATCGACTGGCGAAACAAGGACGCCAACGGGCACTCGATGTCCGCGGACAAACACGGCCAGCTCCATCGACTGCGGGTCTGGCAGGAACGGATCCGAACGAAAAACGCCGGGGAGCGCAACCTCAAGTACGCCCTCTCGGAGATCGATCGGATGGTCAGCGCGCTGGGCGTCCCCAAGCCGGTCAAGGAGACGGCGAGCGTCATCTACCGGCAGGCGCTCGAGCAGGACCTCATCCGTGGGCGCTCGATCGAGGGCGTCGCGACCGCCTCGCTGTACACCGCCTGTCGGAAGGAGGACATCCCCCGGAGCCTCGAGGAGGTAACCGCCGTGTCACGCGTCGAGCAACGGGAGATCGGTCGGACCTACCGGTACATCGCGGACGAACTGGGCATCAACTTGGAGCCGACGAACCCTCGCCAGTTCGTCCCGCGGTTCTGTTCGGAACTCGACGTCGGCACGGACGTCGAGACCAAGGCCGTCGAGATCATCGACCGGACGACCGAGCAGGGCCTGCACTCGGGCAAGTCGCCGACCGGGTTCGCGGCCGCGGCCATCTACGCCGCCGGCCTGCTCTGTGACGAGACCATTCCACAGCGGGCCGTCGCCGACACCGCCCAGACGACGGTCGTCACGGTCCGGAACCGGTACCGGGAGCAACTCGAGGCGATCGATCAGCAACCGGCTACATGA
- a CDS encoding DUF7344 domain-containing protein — protein MSSIDTSLPDEIASVADDEGERLSKDVIFELLKNRRRREVLTYLLEADETVTLGELAEQIAAWENDTDINALSSDQRKRVYVALYQTHLPKMDDAGIVEYDQDRGLISLSDNADLLMMYLDTETHRQDRWDRWYAALSVVGVAVLAAASLGLPVLAAVPMTALAAVVVAAFCCLSGAHLVRNRHQERNVDGKLSRIE, from the coding sequence ATGTCCTCGATCGATACGTCGTTGCCCGACGAGATCGCATCGGTCGCCGACGACGAGGGCGAACGCCTCTCGAAGGACGTCATTTTCGAACTATTAAAGAACCGCAGACGGCGGGAAGTCCTCACGTACTTGCTGGAAGCCGACGAAACGGTCACCCTCGGCGAACTCGCCGAGCAGATCGCGGCCTGGGAGAACGACACCGATATCAACGCGCTCAGTTCCGATCAGCGAAAACGGGTCTACGTCGCCCTCTATCAGACCCACCTGCCGAAGATGGACGACGCTGGCATCGTCGAGTACGATCAGGACCGCGGGTTGATCTCGCTGTCGGACAATGCCGACCTGCTGATGATGTATCTCGATACCGAGACCCATCGACAGGACCGCTGGGACCGGTGGTACGCCGCCCTCAGCGTGGTCGGTGTCGCCGTCCTCGCTGCGGCGTCTCTCGGCCTTCCCGTGCTTGCTGCTGTCCCGATGACCGCGCTCGCCGCCGTCGTCGTCGCCGCGTTCTGTTGTCTCTCCGGTGCCCACCTCGTCCGGAACCGCCATCAGGAGCGCAACGTCGACGGCAAACTCTCCCGGATCGAGTGA